In Candidatus Paracaedibacteraceae bacterium, the genomic stretch AATGTTTTGAGCGTGACAAGCCCCTCTATTTTGTTGGGTAGCTCTGTTAGTTTGTTTTTAGAAGCATCAAGACTATCAAGATTGATCAACGAATTAATAGTATCCGGTAAAGCCGTCAGTTGATTCTGTTGGACGTCAAGTTCTTGGAGTTGTGTCATATCCCCTAACCGATCCGGTAGTGATGTTAGACTATTTTGTGAGACGTCAAGGACGGTGAGTTCAGTCAAATCCCCAAAAGAATCCGGAATATTCTCAATGTTATTATCTGCAATAAATAATCGTGTCAGCCATGTCATTTGTGCGATAATCGCCAGAGCTTCTGCTTGTTTGTTTTTTTTGATTTGTGCTGTTAATGTTAAATCCCCATCATCGGCGAGTTTTTTGGTGTCTAAACGTGTTTTTACAAGCGGTTGAAGTTGATGAATCAAAAAAACACGATCTGTGGATTCCCCCGTGCTCATCAAAACAACCATAAATACTAAGGTACCTAGGATTTTTTTCATGGATTTATTCCTTTGTTGCCAATAAAGGTAGCGCGTTTTAGACCTAAGTAAATATATTCCTCTAATAAATTAACTTTTCTTTAGATAGTTCTCTATATCTTGTAAAGTGAATTATTATCGTCGGTGGTATTACTATGATAAAACACTTTATTTTTTTTATGGCACTTGTTTTGACAAGCTATGCTTCGCAAGACCTTGTAAAACGGGAACTGCGAAATGAAACTCAAACTGTTATTTCTATGCCTTTTCAAGTAGGCTTTGAATTTCAAGAACTATCAAGTTTATGTTTGTGGGCCCAGAATCAGAATAATTTGAAGAAAAAACCCATTTTCTCGGTTTTTATTAGTGGTCAAGAACGGCCCATTTTTCACGTTGAAATTGATGATACAGACGTTGAATTTGTCACCCGTCCTTTTAATCCCATGGAAAGAGATATCTTGGCAACAACGATAGCCCTCGTTGTTCAGAGTCTTGATCTTCTTCGGATAAGCTTAAATGAAAAGGGAGAAGTATCATTTGGGCAATGGGTTGATTTGTTGGATAATATGGCAAAATACCAAGACTTTCCAGTTAAAATTAAACCTAACATGGATTTTTCCCAACTTGGGCCACTTAGAATACCAGAGCGGTTTTTACCAGATAAGATTGATAATCCGTCAGAAGGAGCGTTAGTCATTTATAAAAATAGGGACTGGCAGCCTATTTTTGGGCCACAAGTAACGATTCAGCATCCTCTTGAAGAGACCATTCCGCTTTATTTTAGTTTATTTGGTTTTGATAATCCTCTGTTGATTGATTGTGTCTCAAGTATGCCTTTATTGGGGTTGTATAATACAGTTCTTAGTGAAAGCGATTCGAAAAGGCTAGAGGATATAACGACAATTTTGCGTAGTAAAGTCAGTGGACTTGTTTTCTTGCATGCTTTAACGATGCTGTCTCTTGTAACAGATAGGGGGAAACCGAAGGCGCAATTACATCCGGATCAACAAGCTATAGCAGAAACTAGAAAACTCTGGGAAAAGTATATGCAAGTAGACCCCAAAATAAAACTTTTATTGATGTCAAGACGTCCTTTTTCTGAAATGTTTAAAGATATTAATCAACAAGGATATCAGGTAATTTTTGAGCAAATGATGGGGAATAATTTTCGATTTACGATCCATGAAAATGTTCCCGGAAAATTCAAACATATAAATTATGGCATTAATCTTTTAACGACTGATGGTAGATACGATAGCTTGAATTTTGATTGGTTCAGGGGATACTTTAATCCCGGTTTTGTTGAACGCAATGAAGATAATTTGAACTATCTTTTTAGAGAGGGAATTATCTCGACAGCAATGATTCGTAATTTAAAAGATGAGATTAAAGCGGATATTTTTAGTAAGAAATACCCGCTTAATATGA encodes the following:
- a CDS encoding leucine-rich repeat domain-containing protein, which produces MKKILGTLVFMVVLMSTGESTDRVFLIHQLQPLVKTRLDTKKLADDGDLTLTAQIKKNKQAEALAIIAQMTWLTRLFIADNNIENIPDSFGDLTELTVLDVSQNSLTSLPDRLGDMTQLQELDVQQNQLTALPDTINSLINLDSLDASKNKLTELPNKIEGLVTLKTLNIASNSLTALPESVKELGQLENLAIADNEFEILPDWLDELSQLEILNIRKNKFTEFPTIILSLSRLDTLNAGENEFTEIPETLSELSKLQSISFEKSPELQTIPVSLEKLTTIQELNLKNCPKLPEKTIANLKQVFGKKLII